The Neisseria subflava genomic interval CATCGAATCGGCGTAGCATTACCGCCACTTCACAAACAAACCTATTATGTAAAAGGAATCTGAGATGACTATTTTATCGGACGTTAAAGCATTAGGACAACAAATCTGGTTGGACAATCTCTCCCGTTCGCTGGTACAAAGCGGCGAGTTGGCAGAAATGCTGAAACAAGGTGTGTGTGGCGTAACTTCCAATCCTGCCATTTTCCAAAAAGCCTTTGCCGGAGACGCGCTGTACGCCGATGAAGTAGCCGCGCTCAAACAACAAGACCTAACCCCGAAACAACGCTACGAAACCATGGCGGTTGCCGATGTGCAAGCCGCTTGCGACGTATGCCTTGCCGAACACGAATCCACCGGCGGCAAAACCGGCTTCGTCAGCCTCGAAGTTTCGCCTGAATTGTCCAAAGACGCGCAAGGTACGGTTGAAGAAGCGCGCCGCCTGCACGCCGCCATCGGCCGTAAAAATGCCATGATTAAAGTACCGGCAACCGACGAAGGCATCGAAGCGCTTGAAACCCTCGTTTCAGACGGCATCAGCGTCAACCTGACCCTGCTTTTCTCCCGCGCCCAAACCCTCAAAGCCTATGCGGCCTACACGCGCGGCATTGCCAAACGTTTGGAAGCGGGACACGACGTTTCCCATATCCAAGTTGTCGCCAGCTTCTTTATTTCCCGTGTCGATGCCGCATTGGATGCCACCCTGCCCGACCACCTCAAAGGCAAAGTCGCCATCGCGCTGGCCAAAGCCGCCTATCAAGATTGGGCGCAATACTTCGGCAGCAGCGAATTTGCCGCACTTACCGAAAAAGGTGCCAACCGCGTGCAACTTTTATGGGCATCCACCGGCGTGAAAAACCCTGCCTATCCTGACACTTTATACGTTGACAGCCTGATTGGCGCCCATACCGTCAACACCGTTCCCGATGCCACACTTAAAGCCTTTATCGACCACGGCACGGCCAAAGCCACGCTGACCGAAGGCGCGGACGAAGCACGGGCGCGGCTCGCCGAAATTGCCGCGCTCGGCATAGATGTCGAAACCTTGGCGGCGCGTTTGCAGGAAGACGGTTTGAAACAGTTTGAAGAAGCGTTTGAAAAACTGCTCGCACCGTTGGTTTAAACTTTTCATCCCCGATGCCATCTGAAAGGCTTTCAGACGGCATCGCCCTTTTGACCGGACACAGTGCGGCATATCAAGGATTCGCCCTAAAAATATTAATCAACAAGAAGTTAATGCACGACTTTACCCACCAACACAAAAGGAAATAGAATCATGGCAAAAGCACTCGAAATCATTTCACCCAATGAAATTTATTCAGATCTGATTTTTAAGGATCCGGTATCTCCCCATACTATTGAATATAAAATGATTAACCTAGAATTGAAAGCCATCAATCTTTACGATTGTGCCTTTGAAGATTTCGTTCCCGAAATCAAAGACAATTTTTGTGTGGGAATTGATTTAGACATAGGAACTGATGATAGTGATGCTGCAGATATATTTTCTGTTCGCATATGCTCTCCTAAATGGATTTTGCATAATTGTTTCCAAAATCAAAGGGTTAAATGGGGAGCGGGTATGATGATTATGAATGAATTTAATCATTCTGTTATTAAATCGGAAATTGAGAAAATTCTTAAAGAATGTTCAAAAGAAACTTGGGAAAAGTCATTGACTTATTTACTTCGTTTTTTTTCGTGGGAATTTGAAGATTATCAGTGCTAATTAAATCAAAAACAGCGAAACCAAAACTTTTTCGCTGTTTTATTTTTCCATAAACTTTTCAAAATATACAGAATTGACGAAACTGGTTAGTAGAAATGCAAGTAATGAGAGAATTGCAGATAGAGCCTTTGATTTTTTCTCGCCTGCTCTTATGGATGATTCAGCTACCGAAGAGCAATATAATGCCCTATATGATTTAACCTTGCTTGAAGAGCTCGGGATGGAACTGAATAAAGATGAGATAATGGCTTTGATTAATAGTCTTAAATAAAGGGGCTGTACCAGATATGTACACAGGACGTTTTGCCCCCAGCCCGACCGGGCTGCTCCACATCGGCTCGCTGCTGACCGCCGTCGCTTCCTATGCCGACGCGCGCGCTCATCAGGGCAAATGGCTGGTCCGCATTGAAGACCTTGACCCCCCGCGCGAAATGCCCGGCGCCGCTGCCGACATTTTGCGCACGCTCGAAGCTTTCGGTTTTGAGTGGGATGGCGAAGTCGCCTATCAAAACCGCCGTTACGACCTGTATCAAGACACCCTCAACCGCCTCAAAGCAGCCGGGCTGGTGTATCCCTGCTATTGCAGCCGCAAAGACTGGCAGGCGGCGGCAACACATGGCGCAGACGGATTTGTATATAACGGCCGTTGCCGCAATCCTCAGCAAAGACCCGACACGCAAAACAAAACTCCGGCATGGCGCATTCAAGTTCCCGATCGCGTGATCGGTTTTTCAGACGGCATTGTCGGACATTACGCACAAAATCTGGCACACGATATCGGCGATTTTGTCCTGCTTCGTGCCGACGGCTATTGGGCATATCAGCTTGCCGTGGTTGCCGACGATGCCGATCAAGGCATAACGCATATTGTCCGCGGTCAGGACTTGCTCGTTTCCACGCCGCGCCAAATCTATCTGCAACAATGCCTCGGCGTTCCCACACCGGCCTACGCCCACCTTCCCCTATTGACCAACAATCAAGGACAAAAATGGTCGAAACAAACCCTTGCCCCGGCTTTGGATTTGAATCAAAAAGAACAACTCCTACGCCAAGTCCTAACCTACCTCAACCTACCCGATGCACCTACCGTGAACCGTCCGCAGGAATTGCTTGATTGGGCGGTGGTACACTGGCAAATGGACAAAATCCCAAAATCGTCCATTATCACAGACTGAATTAGCACGATTACAACAAAATTACTCTAGGTATTACAATATTTCATAAAATTATGTAAGTAATCTTCCGATTCATCCCAAACCATGCCCAAGAAGCGAAAAATCATGTATATTTTGAAAATTTCCTAAAATTGTCACAAACTGATAATTTCAAGGTTGTAACAACATACGGCTGACGCGTTATTGAGGATGACAAAACGCGGCAGATCTCCCACGATACAACAAAAAGAATACCGCTATGCCAAGTGCCATTATTGTAGAAGACGAAGTATTAGCAGCAGAACGCTTACGTGTATTATTGGAAGAGTGCAATGTCGTACTGCTCAACGTCTTTCACCATGCCATGCCAGCATTGGAGTGGCTGAGCGTCCACGAAGTCGACATCGTCTTTGCCGACATCGGCATGCCGGAAATCGACGGTCTCGAGTTTGTCGAACGCATTAAGCGTACCGCCAAGCGCCAGCCGGAAATTGTATTCACCACAGCCTATGAAGAACACGCCCTGCGCGCGTTTGAGCTGGCTGCCGCAGACTATCTGCTCAAACCAATCAAAATGACCCGCCTGCAAACCGCGCTTGACCGCATCATCGAGAAAAACCGCGAAAAAGCAGACAGTTTCACCCATTTCAAAGTGTACAACCGCGAACGCATGGTTGAAATCCCATGGCAACAGGCGCGTTACCTGATGGCGGAACACAAAACCGTCTATCTGTTTACCGGCGACGGCCACAGCTACGAATTACCGAAAACATTGGTTTACTGGGAAGAATTGCTGGGCGATAAAGTCATCCGCATCCACCGCAATGCCCTCGTCTTCCGCCACACCCTCGACAGCCTGATTCGACTGGACGATGACGAAAACGACGAATACGCATCCACATGGGGTGCTAAAATTCTCGATATTCCAACTCCGTTGCCTGTCAGCCGCCGACAACTGTCCACCCTGAGGAAAATCATTAAAAACAGCATCTAACAATGCGCTCCTTGATTGGCTCTCTTTAAATCAAAGGCCGTCTGAAAAGATATTTTCAGACAGCCTGAGACCTTTGCAAAATTCTCCAAAAATCCCCTAAATTCCCACCAAGACATTTAGGGGATTTCCCATGAGTACCTTCTTCCAGCAAACCGCCCAAGCCATAATCGCCAAACACATCGACCGCTTCCCACTATTGAAGTTGGATCAAGTGATTGATTGGCAACCGATCGAACAGTACCTGAATCGTCAAAGAACCCGTTACCTCCGAGACCACCGCGGCCGTCCCGCCTATCCCCTGTTGTCCATGTTCAAAGCCGTCCTGCTCGGACAATGGCACAGCCTCTCCGATCCCGAACTCGAGCACAGCCTCATCACCCGCATCGATTTCAACCTGTTTTACCGTTTTGACGAACTGGGCATCCCCGATTACAGCACCTTATGCCGCTACCGCAACTGGCTGGCGCAAGACGACACCCTGTCCGAATTATTGGAACTGATCAACTGCCAACTGACCGAAAAAGGCTTAAAAGTAGAGAAAGCATCCGCCGCCGTCATTGACGCCACCATTATTCAGACCGCCGGCAGTAAACAGCGCCAGGCCATAGAAGTCGATGAAGAAGGACAAGTCAGCGGCCAAACCACACCGAGTAAAGACAGCGATGCTCGTTGGATAAAGAAAAACGGCCTCTACAGACTCGGTTACAAACAACATACCCGTACCGATGCAGAAGGCTATATCGAGAAACTGCACATCACCCCCGCCAATACCCATGAGTGCAACCACCTGTCACCTTTGCTGGAAGGGATAGCCGAAGGTACGACCGTCTATGCCGATAAAGGCTATGACAGCGCGGAAAACCGGCAACATCTGGAAGACCATCGGTTGTTAGACGGCATTATGCGCAAAGCCCACCGCAACCGTCCGCTGACGGAAGCGCAAACCAAACGTAACCGATATTTGTCGAAAACCCGTTATGTGGTCGAACAAAGCTTCGGTACGCTGCACCGTAAATTCCGCTACGCCCGGGCAGCCTATTTCGGGCTGATTAAAGTGAGTGCGCAAAGCCATCTGAAGGCGATGTGTTTGAACCTATTGAAAGCGGCCAACAGGCTAAGTGTGCCTGTTGCCGCCTAAAAGGCGGCCGGATGCCTGATTAATCAGGTATCCAAGGGGGATTAAGGGGGCATTTGGGTAAAATCAGGAGTGATTTGGGGAGGGAAACAGCCGAAAATCTGTGTTTGGGTTTCGGCTGTTGGGGGAAAGGCTTTTTTGCAAAG includes:
- the tal gene encoding transaldolase, producing MTILSDVKALGQQIWLDNLSRSLVQSGELAEMLKQGVCGVTSNPAIFQKAFAGDALYADEVAALKQQDLTPKQRYETMAVADVQAACDVCLAEHESTGGKTGFVSLEVSPELSKDAQGTVEEARRLHAAIGRKNAMIKVPATDEGIEALETLVSDGISVNLTLLFSRAQTLKAYAAYTRGIAKRLEAGHDVSHIQVVASFFISRVDAALDATLPDHLKGKVAIALAKAAYQDWAQYFGSSEFAALTEKGANRVQLLWASTGVKNPAYPDTLYVDSLIGAHTVNTVPDATLKAFIDHGTAKATLTEGADEARARLAEIAALGIDVETLAARLQEDGLKQFEEAFEKLLAPLV
- a CDS encoding IS5 family transposase; translated protein: MSTFFQQTAQAIIAKHIDRFPLLKLDQVIDWQPIEQYLNRQRTRYLRDHRGRPAYPLLSMFKAVLLGQWHSLSDPELEHSLITRIDFNLFYRFDELGIPDYSTLCRYRNWLAQDDTLSELLELINCQLTEKGLKVEKASAAVIDATIIQTAGSKQRQAIEVDEEGQVSGQTTPSKDSDARWIKKNGLYRLGYKQHTRTDAEGYIEKLHITPANTHECNHLSPLLEGIAEGTTVYADKGYDSAENRQHLEDHRLLDGIMRKAHRNRPLTEAQTKRNRYLSKTRYVVEQSFGTLHRKFRYARAAYFGLIKVSAQSHLKAMCLNLLKAANRLSVPVAA
- a CDS encoding immunity 8 family protein; this translates as MINLELKAINLYDCAFEDFVPEIKDNFCVGIDLDIGTDDSDAADIFSVRICSPKWILHNCFQNQRVKWGAGMMIMNEFNHSVIKSEIEKILKECSKETWEKSLTYLLRFFSWEFEDYQC
- a CDS encoding LytR/AlgR family response regulator transcription factor, whose protein sequence is MPSAIIVEDEVLAAERLRVLLEECNVVLLNVFHHAMPALEWLSVHEVDIVFADIGMPEIDGLEFVERIKRTAKRQPEIVFTTAYEEHALRAFELAAADYLLKPIKMTRLQTALDRIIEKNREKADSFTHFKVYNRERMVEIPWQQARYLMAEHKTVYLFTGDGHSYELPKTLVYWEELLGDKVIRIHRNALVFRHTLDSLIRLDDDENDEYASTWGAKILDIPTPLPVSRRQLSTLRKIIKNSI
- the gluQRS gene encoding tRNA glutamyl-Q(34) synthetase GluQRS, which translates into the protein MYTGRFAPSPTGLLHIGSLLTAVASYADARAHQGKWLVRIEDLDPPREMPGAAADILRTLEAFGFEWDGEVAYQNRRYDLYQDTLNRLKAAGLVYPCYCSRKDWQAAATHGADGFVYNGRCRNPQQRPDTQNKTPAWRIQVPDRVIGFSDGIVGHYAQNLAHDIGDFVLLRADGYWAYQLAVVADDADQGITHIVRGQDLLVSTPRQIYLQQCLGVPTPAYAHLPLLTNNQGQKWSKQTLAPALDLNQKEQLLRQVLTYLNLPDAPTVNRPQELLDWAVVHWQMDKIPKSSIITD